TGGCTCCGGGCTGGGATCAAGAGAAGGCCGACGTGATGGCCGACATCGTCAGGGAGAAATTCAGGCAGCACTCTGATCTGGCGGCCAGGCTGCTTGCCACGGGGGACGAATATTTGGAGGAGCGGAACTCGTGGGAGGACAGGTTCTGGGGAACCGATATGGACGGCCAGGGGCAGAACGTGCTCGGAACGATACTTATGGCGGTAAGGGACGAGCTCAGGGCGGAAGCCAGCGGGACCGGGAAGAAGCCCTCGCCCGGCGGTTTGCGAGGTTTCCGGCATCGGGAAGCCGATCCGCGATTTCAAAATACATTCAAAGTATATTCAAAATACATGGAACTGTATACTTGGTGATGTTATATTTTTTAGTTGATATTTTATATTTATACTCCCATCTCATCCTAGTGGTTAAATGGGAGAACGGGGCCCAAAGCAAAAGTATACGGATGTATCCTGTCCCAACGAAGAATGCGAGTATTACGGAGTCCTCGGTGAAGGCAACATCGTGGCTAACGGCACGTATAAAACTAGATCAGG
This genomic window from Candidatus Methanomethylophilaceae archaeon contains:
- a CDS encoding NADAR family protein gives rise to the protein MAPGWDQEKADVMADIVREKFRQHSDLAARLLATGDEYLEERNSWEDRFWGTDMDGQGQNVLGTILMAVRDELRAEASGTGKKPSPGGLRGFRHREADPRFQNTFKVYSKYMELYTW